From Streptomyces chrestomyceticus JCM 4735, one genomic window encodes:
- a CDS encoding GNAT family N-acetyltransferase, which yields MVEPVRIRDMTQADIDAVAAIRVRGWQAAYAGLMPQAYLDGLSTAEDAARRREFFAAAPPEVVNLVAERDGGLVGWAVFGPARAVDGAPPGPASEGELYALYLPPEHIGTGVGRALMDACLVRAGRNGFRALCLWVLKGNARARRFYERAGFRADGAEEAYEVAGVAVPEVRYRRALPPAEALPACAQDPARSSGS from the coding sequence ATGGTGGAACCGGTGCGGATACGGGACATGACACAGGCCGACATCGACGCCGTGGCGGCCATCCGGGTGCGCGGCTGGCAGGCCGCCTACGCGGGGCTGATGCCGCAGGCGTACCTGGACGGGCTGAGCACTGCCGAGGACGCCGCCAGGCGACGGGAGTTCTTCGCGGCGGCGCCGCCGGAGGTGGTCAACCTGGTGGCGGAGCGGGACGGCGGCCTGGTCGGCTGGGCGGTCTTCGGGCCGGCCCGGGCCGTCGACGGGGCACCGCCGGGGCCGGCGTCCGAAGGTGAGCTGTACGCCCTGTATCTGCCTCCGGAGCACATCGGTACGGGTGTCGGGCGCGCCTTGATGGACGCCTGCCTGGTGCGCGCCGGGCGGAACGGTTTCCGTGCGCTGTGCCTGTGGGTGCTCAAGGGCAACGCGCGCGCCCGGCGCTTCTACGAGCGCGCCGGTTTCCGGGCCGACGGTGCCGAGGAGGCGTACGAGGTCGCGGGCGTCGCCGTACCCGAGGTGCGCTACCGGCGGGCCCTCCCGCCCGCCGAGGCGCTCCCGGCGTGCGCTCAGGACCCCGCCCGCTCCTCCGGCTCCTGA
- a CDS encoding HEAT repeat domain-containing protein, with protein MEDEFHELTDRVRAELRSPQDLVAYERLLGLARKNTTAGREELAQVLTAVERPLWAREIAAFILGTAGDRRAFETLVLLLNYRDPVRCATAAHALGRLGDPRTARAAAALATNPLRTAYALHPVRLLAELRAPESVPALIATLERLLTPHNPYWRVALACVEGLGALGDRRAVPALTAARDHPRLAAAAAASLARLGVQEPEERAGS; from the coding sequence ATGGAAGACGAATTCCACGAGTTGACGGACCGGGTGCGGGCCGAACTCCGCTCCCCGCAGGATCTCGTCGCCTACGAGCGGCTCCTCGGGCTGGCCCGCAAGAACACCACGGCGGGACGCGAGGAACTGGCCCAGGTGCTCACCGCCGTCGAGCGCCCGCTGTGGGCCCGCGAGATCGCCGCGTTCATCCTGGGCACCGCGGGCGACCGCCGCGCCTTCGAGACCCTCGTCCTGCTGCTCAACTACCGCGACCCGGTACGGTGCGCCACCGCCGCCCACGCCCTCGGCCGCCTCGGCGACCCGCGCACCGCCCGCGCCGCCGCCGCACTCGCCACCAACCCGCTGCGCACCGCCTACGCCCTGCACCCGGTCCGTCTGCTGGCCGAACTCCGCGCCCCCGAATCCGTACCGGCCCTGATCGCCACCCTGGAACGCCTCCTCACCCCCCACAACCCGTACTGGCGCGTGGCCCTCGCCTGCGTCGAAGGACTGGGCGCCCTGGGCGACCGCCGCGCGGTCCCCGCCCTCACCGCGGCCCGCGACCACCCCCGCCTGGCCGCCGCGGCGGCCGCCTCCCTGGCCCGCCTGGGCGTTCAGGAGCCGGAGGAGCGGGCGGGGTCCTGA
- a CDS encoding 3-hydroxyacyl-CoA dehydrogenase family protein: MDRKSTPDLSTDVSTVPKVSTSSTGSPPAGAPQALATVAVVGLGTMGTGIAEILTRAGREVIGIDIDDAAARRAVAALEASTARAVRRERATERERQDALARFRTFRDLQAAAEADLVIEVVPEEYELKRQVFTALDGIVRPDAILATGTNALSVTRLAADSAHPERVLGLHFFNPAPAMKLVEVVSSVLTAPTAVTAVTELARELGKDPIAVGDRPGFVADGLLFGYLNQAAAMYESRYATREDIDAAMKLGCGLPMGPLALLDLIGVDTARTVLEAMYAASRDRLHAPAPILGQLAEAGLTGRKAGRGFYTYEAPGSAVTVPDDRTPTTAQDLDAGRTVRSVGVAGSGTMASGIAEVFAKAGFQVVLAARSLEKAEAAKARIAKSLDRSVAKGRLTAEARETALAAVTAAGSLESFSDVDLAVEAVAEDLGVKQQLFATLDKVCKPGAVLATTTSSLPVVACARATSRPQDVVGMHFFNPAPAMKLVEVVRTVLTADDVHATVRAVCAQVRKHPVDCGDRAGFIVNALLFPYLNNAVKMVQEHYATPDAIDAAMKLGGGYPMGPFELLDVVGLDVSLAIEKVLHAEFRDPGLAPAPLLEHLVAAGCLGRKTGRGFREYARR; the protein is encoded by the coding sequence ATGGACCGTAAGTCCACCCCTGACCTCTCAACCGATGTCTCCACCGTCCCCAAGGTCTCCACCTCCTCCACCGGTTCTCCGCCGGCCGGGGCGCCCCAGGCCCTTGCCACCGTGGCCGTCGTCGGCCTCGGCACGATGGGCACCGGTATCGCCGAGATCCTCACCCGCGCGGGCCGCGAGGTGATCGGCATCGACATCGACGACGCCGCCGCCCGCCGGGCCGTCGCGGCGCTGGAGGCGTCCACCGCGCGGGCCGTGCGCCGGGAGCGCGCCACCGAGCGCGAGCGGCAGGACGCGCTGGCGCGCTTCCGTACGTTCCGCGATCTCCAGGCCGCCGCCGAGGCCGATCTCGTCATCGAGGTCGTGCCGGAGGAGTACGAGCTCAAGCGGCAGGTCTTCACCGCGCTGGACGGCATCGTGCGGCCCGACGCGATCCTCGCCACCGGCACCAACGCGCTGTCCGTGACCCGGCTGGCCGCCGACTCGGCGCACCCCGAACGCGTCCTGGGCCTGCACTTCTTCAACCCGGCGCCGGCCATGAAGCTGGTCGAGGTGGTCTCCTCCGTCCTGACCGCGCCGACCGCCGTCACGGCCGTCACCGAGCTGGCCCGGGAGCTGGGCAAGGACCCGATCGCGGTCGGCGACCGGCCCGGTTTCGTCGCCGACGGGCTGCTGTTCGGCTACCTGAACCAGGCCGCCGCGATGTACGAGTCCCGGTACGCGACCCGCGAGGACATCGACGCCGCGATGAAGCTGGGCTGCGGCCTGCCGATGGGCCCGCTGGCGCTGCTGGACCTGATCGGCGTGGACACCGCCCGTACGGTCCTGGAGGCCATGTACGCCGCCTCCCGCGACCGGCTGCACGCGCCCGCGCCGATCCTGGGCCAGCTCGCCGAGGCGGGGCTGACCGGCCGCAAGGCGGGCCGCGGCTTCTACACGTACGAGGCGCCGGGCAGCGCGGTGACCGTGCCGGACGACCGGACGCCCACCACGGCCCAGGACCTGGACGCCGGGCGCACGGTGCGCAGCGTCGGGGTGGCCGGGTCCGGGACGATGGCGAGCGGCATCGCGGAGGTCTTCGCGAAGGCCGGTTTCCAAGTGGTGCTGGCGGCCCGCAGTCTGGAGAAGGCCGAGGCGGCCAAGGCGCGGATCGCCAAGTCCCTGGACCGCTCGGTGGCCAAGGGGCGGCTGACCGCCGAGGCACGGGAGACCGCCCTCGCGGCGGTGACCGCGGCCGGGTCGCTGGAATCCTTCAGCGACGTGGACCTGGCGGTGGAGGCGGTCGCCGAGGACCTGGGCGTCAAGCAGCAGTTGTTCGCGACGCTGGACAAGGTGTGCAAGCCGGGCGCCGTGCTGGCCACGACGACCTCCTCGCTGCCCGTGGTGGCCTGTGCGCGGGCCACCTCCCGCCCGCAGGACGTCGTCGGCATGCACTTCTTCAACCCGGCGCCGGCCATGAAGCTGGTGGAGGTCGTGCGGACGGTCCTGACCGCGGACGACGTGCACGCGACCGTGCGCGCGGTCTGCGCCCAGGTCCGCAAGCACCCGGTGGACTGCGGGGACCGCGCCGGGTTCATCGTGAACGCGCTGCTGTTCCCGTACCTGAACAACGCGGTCAAGATGGTCCAGGAGCACTACGCGACCCCGGACGCCATCGACGCCGCGATGAAGCTGGGCGGCGGCTACCCGATGGGCCCGTTCGAACTGCTCGACGTGGTGGGCCTGGACGTGTCGCTGGCCATCGAGAAGGTGCTGCACGCCGAGTTCCGCGACCCGGGGCTGGCGCCGGCGCCGCTGCTGGAGCACCTCGTCGCGGCGGGCTGCCTGGGCCGCAAGACCGGCCGCGGCTTCCGTGAGTACGCCCGGCGCTGA
- a CDS encoding TetR family transcriptional regulator produces the protein MSQPARTQPSDGTEATTPGTRRAAAQRLKMRRELAAAAMELFAAKGYEATTVDEIAAAAGVARRTFFRHFRSKEEAIFPDHDDTLVRAEAVLDAAPAHENPLDTVCRGIKEVMRMYAASPAVSVARYRLTREVPTLREAEIASVARYERLFTRYLLGHFDEGAHHEGDDDPLLAEVAASAVVTAHNHVLRRWLRAGAEGDVEAQLDHAFGIVRATFGTGIGAGRGLGGDHQEPPARAARQGEVLVTVARTDAPLDEVMRTIEKALKQRS, from the coding sequence ATGTCCCAGCCCGCCCGTACGCAGCCGTCCGACGGAACCGAAGCCACCACTCCCGGCACCCGGAGGGCCGCCGCCCAACGTCTGAAGATGCGCCGCGAACTGGCGGCCGCCGCGATGGAACTGTTCGCTGCCAAGGGCTACGAGGCGACGACGGTGGACGAGATCGCGGCCGCGGCCGGCGTCGCCCGCCGCACGTTCTTCCGCCACTTCCGCTCCAAGGAAGAGGCGATCTTCCCGGACCACGACGACACCCTCGTACGGGCCGAGGCCGTCCTGGACGCCGCGCCGGCGCACGAGAACCCGCTCGACACGGTCTGCCGCGGCATCAAGGAAGTCATGCGGATGTACGCGGCGTCCCCCGCCGTCTCCGTGGCGCGCTACCGGCTGACCCGGGAGGTGCCCACCCTCCGCGAGGCCGAGATCGCCTCGGTGGCCCGCTACGAGCGGCTCTTCACCCGCTACCTCCTCGGCCACTTCGACGAGGGCGCCCACCACGAGGGCGACGACGACCCGCTGCTGGCCGAGGTTGCCGCCTCGGCCGTCGTCACCGCGCACAACCACGTACTGCGGCGCTGGCTGCGGGCGGGCGCCGAGGGCGACGTGGAGGCCCAGCTCGACCACGCCTTCGGGATCGTCCGCGCCACCTTCGGCACGGGGATCGGCGCGGGCCGCGGGCTGGGCGGGGACCACCAGGAGCCCCCGGCGCGGGCCGCGCGGCAGGGCGAGGTGCTGGTCACGGTGGCGCGTACGGACGCGCCGCTGGACGAGGTCATGCGCACGATCGAGAAGGCGCTCAAGCAGCGGTCCTGA
- the ccrA gene encoding crotonyl-CoA carboxylase/reductase → MNQILDAILAPESTREDFAALPLPDSYRAVTVHKDEADMFDGLPTKEKDPRKSLHVEEVPVPELGPGEALVAVMASSVNYNSVWTSIFEPMSTFGFLERYGKLSPLTKRHDLPYHVIGSDLAGVVLRTGPGVNAWKPGDEVVAHCLSVELESADGHNDTMLDPEQRIWGFETNFGGLAEIALVKSNQLMPKPDHLSWEEAAAPGLVNSTAYRQLVSRNGAGMKQGDNVLIWGASGGLGSYATQFALAGGANPICVVSSDQKAEICRKMGAEAIIDRNAEGYRFWKDEHEQDPREWKRFGKRIRELTGGEDVDIVFEHPGRETFGASVYVTRKGGTIVTCASTSGYNHEYDNRYLWMSLKRIVGSHFANYREAWEANRLIAKGKIHPTLSKTYTLEETGQAAYDVHRNLHQGKVGVLALAPEEGMGVRDAEKRAQHIDAINRFRNV, encoded by the coding sequence GTGAACCAGATACTTGACGCGATCCTCGCGCCAGAGAGCACCCGCGAAGACTTCGCCGCTCTGCCCCTGCCCGACTCCTACCGCGCGGTGACCGTGCACAAGGACGAGGCCGACATGTTCGACGGCCTCCCCACCAAGGAGAAGGACCCCCGAAAGTCGCTGCACGTCGAAGAGGTGCCGGTGCCCGAACTGGGCCCGGGTGAGGCCCTGGTGGCCGTGATGGCCTCCTCGGTCAACTACAACTCGGTCTGGACCTCGATCTTCGAGCCGATGTCCACGTTCGGGTTCCTGGAGCGCTACGGCAAGCTGTCGCCGCTCACCAAGCGCCACGACCTGCCGTACCACGTCATCGGCTCCGACCTGGCGGGCGTCGTGCTGCGCACCGGCCCCGGCGTGAACGCCTGGAAGCCCGGCGACGAGGTCGTCGCGCACTGCCTGTCCGTCGAGCTGGAGTCCGCCGACGGGCACAACGACACGATGCTCGACCCCGAGCAGCGCATCTGGGGCTTCGAGACCAACTTCGGCGGCCTGGCCGAGATCGCGCTCGTCAAGTCCAACCAACTGATGCCCAAGCCGGACCACCTGAGCTGGGAGGAGGCGGCCGCCCCCGGGCTGGTCAACTCCACCGCGTACCGGCAGTTGGTGTCCCGCAACGGCGCCGGCATGAAGCAGGGCGACAACGTGCTGATCTGGGGCGCCAGCGGCGGACTCGGCTCGTACGCCACGCAGTTCGCGCTGGCCGGCGGCGCCAACCCGATCTGTGTGGTCTCCAGCGACCAGAAGGCGGAGATCTGCCGGAAGATGGGCGCCGAGGCGATCATCGACCGCAACGCCGAGGGCTACCGGTTCTGGAAGGACGAGCACGAGCAGGACCCGCGCGAGTGGAAGCGCTTCGGCAAGCGCATCCGTGAGCTGACCGGCGGGGAGGACGTGGACATCGTCTTCGAGCACCCGGGGCGCGAGACGTTCGGCGCGAGCGTCTACGTCACGCGCAAGGGCGGCACGATCGTCACCTGTGCCTCCACCTCGGGCTACAACCACGAGTACGACAACCGCTACCTGTGGATGTCGCTGAAGCGCATCGTGGGCTCGCACTTCGCCAACTACCGCGAGGCGTGGGAGGCCAACCGCCTGATCGCCAAGGGCAAGATCCACCCGACGCTGTCGAAGACGTACACCCTGGAGGAGACCGGGCAGGCGGCGTACGACGTGCACCGCAACCTCCACCAGGGCAAGGTCGGCGTCCTCGCGCTGGCCCCCGAGGAAGGCATGGGCGTGCGGGACGCGGAGAAGCGCGCGCAGCACATCGACGCCATCAACCGGTTCCGGAACGTCTGA
- a CDS encoding HpcH/HpaI aldolase/citrate lyase family protein, producing MTVNRLRPRRSCLAVPGSNPRFLEKAQGLPADQVFLDLEDACAPLAKEGARHTIVDALNNGDWSGKTRVVRVNDWTTHWTYRDVITVVEGAGQNLDCIMLPKVQDAQQIVALDLLLTQIETTMGFEAGRIGIEAQIENAKGLVNVDAIATASPRLETIIFGPADFMASINMKTLVVGEQPPGYGADAYHYILMRILMAARANDLQAIDGPYLQIKNVDGYKEVAGRAAALGFDGKWVLHPGQVEAANEVFSPSQEDYDRAELILDAYEWHTSEAGGKKGSAMLGDEMIDEASRKMALVVSGKGRAAGMTRTSKFEAPEA from the coding sequence GTGACTGTCAACCGCCTTCGCCCCCGCCGTTCCTGCCTCGCCGTGCCCGGCAGCAACCCGCGCTTCCTGGAGAAGGCCCAGGGCCTCCCCGCCGACCAGGTCTTCCTGGACCTGGAGGACGCCTGCGCGCCGCTGGCCAAGGAGGGCGCCCGGCACACCATCGTGGACGCGCTGAACAACGGCGACTGGTCCGGCAAGACCCGCGTCGTGCGGGTCAACGACTGGACGACGCACTGGACGTACCGGGACGTCATCACCGTCGTCGAGGGCGCCGGGCAGAACCTGGACTGCATCATGCTGCCCAAGGTCCAGGACGCCCAGCAGATCGTCGCGCTGGACCTGCTGCTCACCCAGATCGAGACGACGATGGGCTTCGAGGCGGGCCGGATCGGCATCGAGGCGCAGATCGAGAACGCCAAGGGCCTGGTGAACGTGGACGCCATCGCCACCGCGTCGCCGCGCCTGGAGACCATCATCTTCGGCCCGGCCGACTTCATGGCCTCCATCAACATGAAGACGCTGGTCGTGGGCGAGCAGCCGCCCGGGTACGGCGCGGACGCGTACCACTACATCCTGATGCGCATCCTGATGGCGGCCCGCGCCAACGACCTCCAGGCGATCGACGGCCCCTACCTCCAGATCAAGAACGTGGACGGCTACAAGGAGGTCGCCGGGCGCGCCGCGGCGCTGGGCTTCGACGGCAAGTGGGTGCTGCACCCGGGTCAGGTCGAGGCGGCCAACGAGGTCTTCTCGCCGTCGCAGGAGGACTACGACCGTGCCGAGCTGATCCTCGACGCGTACGAGTGGCACACCTCCGAGGCGGGCGGCAAGAAGGGCTCCGCGATGCTCGGCGACGAGATGATCGACGAGGCCAGCCGCAAGATGGCGCTCGTCGTCAGCGGAAAGGGCCGCGCCGCCGGCATGACCCGTACCTCGAAGTTCGAAGCCCCGGAGGCGTGA
- a CDS encoding MaoC family dehydratase has protein sequence MQFGRTYEEFTVGDVYKHWPGKTVTEYDDHLFCLLTMNHHPLHMDSNYAERTTDFGKNVVVGNYIYSLLLGMSVPDVSGKAIANLEIESLKHVAPTFHGDTLYGETTVLDKTPSRSKSDRGIVYVETKGYKQDGTLVCVFRRKVMVPTATYVKERGGEQPGRPELREPARKEK, from the coding sequence ATGCAGTTCGGCCGTACCTACGAGGAATTCACCGTCGGGGACGTCTACAAGCACTGGCCGGGAAAGACGGTCACGGAATACGACGACCACCTGTTCTGTCTGCTCACGATGAATCACCATCCGCTGCACATGGACAGCAACTACGCCGAGCGGACCACCGACTTCGGCAAGAATGTCGTGGTCGGCAACTACATCTACTCGCTGTTGCTGGGGATGTCGGTGCCGGACGTGTCGGGCAAGGCGATCGCGAATCTGGAAATCGAGTCGCTGAAGCATGTGGCGCCCACTTTTCACGGGGACACGCTCTACGGCGAGACGACGGTGCTCGACAAGACGCCGTCGAGGTCCAAGAGCGACCGCGGGATCGTGTACGTGGAGACCAAGGGCTACAAGCAGGACGGCACCCTGGTGTGCGTCTTCCGGCGCAAGGTGATGGTGCCCACCGCCACGTACGTCAAGGAGCGCGGCGGCGAGCAGCCGGGCCGCCCGGAGCTGCGGGAACCGGCCCGTAAGGAGAAGTGA
- a CDS encoding acyl-CoA dehydrogenase family protein, translating into MSGRLAQTEGLTDIQREILSTVRDFVDKEILPVATELEHRDEYPTRIVEGLKELGVFGLMIPEEYGGLGESLLTYALTVEEIARGWMSVSGIINTHFIVAYMLKQHGTQEQKDYFLPKMAAGDIRGAFSMSEPALGSDVSAITSKGVADGGDYVLTGQKMWLTNGGSSTLVAVLCRTDEGHPEGTAPHKSMTTFLVEKEAGFGEVRPGLTIPGKIDKMGYKGVDTTELIMDGLRIPADRVLGGQTGRGFYHMMDGVEVGRVNVAARGCGVAQRAFELGVSYAQQRHTFGKPIAQHQAIQFKLAEMATKVEAAHAMMVNAARKKDSGQRNDLEAGMAKYLASEYCKEVVEDAFRIHGGYGFSKEYEIERLYREAPMLLIGEGTAEIQKMIIGRRLLEEYRIQG; encoded by the coding sequence ATGAGCGGACGCCTCGCGCAGACCGAGGGCCTGACGGACATCCAGCGGGAAATCCTCTCGACGGTCCGTGACTTCGTCGACAAAGAGATTCTGCCGGTCGCCACCGAGCTGGAGCACCGCGACGAGTACCCGACGCGGATAGTCGAGGGGCTGAAGGAACTCGGCGTCTTCGGGCTGATGATTCCGGAGGAGTACGGGGGCCTCGGCGAGTCGCTGCTGACGTACGCGCTGACGGTGGAGGAGATCGCCCGCGGCTGGATGAGCGTGTCGGGCATCATCAACACGCACTTCATCGTGGCGTACATGCTCAAGCAGCACGGTACGCAGGAGCAGAAGGACTATTTCCTGCCGAAGATGGCGGCGGGTGACATCCGTGGCGCTTTCTCGATGTCGGAGCCGGCGCTCGGCTCGGACGTCTCGGCCATCACGTCCAAAGGCGTGGCGGACGGCGGAGATTATGTACTGACCGGTCAGAAGATGTGGCTGACCAACGGCGGTTCGTCAACTCTCGTAGCGGTGCTGTGCCGTACGGACGAGGGCCATCCGGAAGGCACCGCGCCGCACAAGTCGATGACCACCTTCCTCGTCGAGAAGGAGGCGGGCTTCGGTGAGGTCCGGCCGGGGCTGACCATTCCCGGCAAGATCGACAAGATGGGCTACAAGGGGGTCGACACCACCGAGCTGATCATGGACGGGCTGCGCATCCCCGCCGACCGGGTCCTCGGCGGACAGACCGGACGTGGCTTCTATCACATGATGGACGGCGTCGAGGTCGGCCGGGTGAACGTGGCCGCGCGGGGCTGCGGCGTCGCACAGCGCGCCTTCGAGCTGGGCGTTTCGTACGCGCAGCAGCGGCACACCTTCGGCAAGCCGATCGCCCAGCACCAGGCGATCCAGTTCAAACTTGCCGAAATGGCCACAAAGGTGGAAGCGGCCCATGCGATGATGGTCAACGCCGCACGCAAGAAGGACTCCGGTCAGCGGAACGACCTGGAAGCGGGCATGGCCAAGTACCTGGCCTCCGAGTACTGCAAGGAGGTGGTGGAGGACGCGTTCCGCATCCACGGCGGCTACGGCTTCTCCAAGGAGTACGAGATCGAGCGCCTCTACCGGGAGGCACCGATGCTCCTCATCGGTGAAGGTACCGCCGAGATCCAGAAAATGATCATCGGCCGACGGCTGCTGGAGGAGTACCGAATCCAGGGGTGA
- a CDS encoding phosphatidylserine decarboxylase, with translation MPHSQSSAQRGRVRLARGASPWLLPTVATAAVSLARSRRSGRWAAAAVPATALAAGMLWFFRDPEREIAQGRVISPADGVVQSIMPWKDGRTRVAIFMSPLNVHVNRAPLAGTVTSVEHIPGGYVPAFNKESENNERVVWHFDTELGDIEMVQIAGAVARRIVPYVPQGSKVEQGERIGLIRFGSRVDVYLPAGVEAAVEVGQATTAGVTRLDRD, from the coding sequence ATGCCCCACAGCCAATCCTCTGCACAACGCGGTCGTGTCCGCCTCGCGCGCGGAGCGTCGCCGTGGCTTCTGCCGACCGTCGCGACGGCGGCGGTCAGCCTGGCCCGTTCCCGTCGCTCGGGACGCTGGGCAGCCGCCGCCGTGCCCGCCACCGCCCTGGCGGCGGGCATGCTGTGGTTCTTCCGCGATCCTGAGCGGGAGATCGCTCAGGGCCGGGTCATCTCCCCGGCCGACGGCGTGGTGCAGAGCATCATGCCGTGGAAGGACGGGCGCACCCGCGTCGCGATCTTCATGAGCCCGCTGAACGTCCACGTCAACCGCGCGCCGCTGGCCGGCACGGTGACGTCCGTGGAGCACATCCCCGGCGGGTACGTCCCGGCGTTCAACAAGGAGAGCGAGAACAACGAGCGGGTCGTCTGGCACTTCGACACCGAGCTCGGCGACATCGAGATGGTGCAGATCGCCGGGGCCGTGGCCCGCCGTATCGTCCCCTACGTGCCCCAGGGCTCGAAGGTGGAGCAGGGCGAGCGCATCGGCCTGATCCGCTTCGGGTCACGCGTCGACGTCTACCTCCCGGCGGGTGTCGAGGCCGCGGTCGAGGTCGGCCAGGCCACCACCGCGGGGGTGACACGCCTTGACCGTGATTGA
- the pssA gene encoding CDP-diacylglycerol--serine O-phosphatidyltransferase produces MTVIDPDTQPGWVAEVEEDDAADDMPLSTRLSIADTLTLGNAICGFMAVYFTTTGVLIPHLTGNEDGGMARHSAAMAVILMLLASIFDLFDGLVARKLRASAMGAELDNLSDLISFGLAPAYFVVTWGMVAPDSHQRVSVVAAVVVLLAVVLRLARFSCVTLRDGIFQGMPSPFGALTVVAIVLLELPFVPTLLAIIGVAWLMVSRVEYPKPRGRLAVAMLSWIVLSMGMLAAWALDAPGGQMLLQTGCSLQIVLGAMIPVFATARRVNTFRDNRREARSAQIQ; encoded by the coding sequence TTGACCGTGATTGATCCCGACACACAGCCCGGCTGGGTCGCGGAGGTCGAGGAGGACGACGCGGCCGACGACATGCCGCTGTCGACGCGGTTGTCGATAGCGGACACGCTCACGCTCGGCAACGCGATCTGCGGCTTCATGGCCGTCTACTTCACCACCACCGGCGTCCTGATCCCGCACCTGACGGGCAACGAGGACGGCGGGATGGCCCGGCACAGCGCCGCCATGGCGGTGATCCTGATGCTGCTGGCCTCCATCTTCGACCTGTTCGACGGGCTCGTCGCGCGCAAGCTGCGCGCCTCGGCGATGGGGGCCGAGCTCGACAACCTCTCCGACCTGATCAGCTTCGGGCTGGCGCCGGCGTACTTCGTCGTCACCTGGGGCATGGTCGCCCCGGACTCGCACCAGCGGGTCTCGGTGGTCGCGGCGGTGGTGGTGCTGCTGGCGGTGGTGCTGCGGCTGGCCCGGTTCTCCTGTGTGACGCTGCGTGACGGCATCTTCCAGGGGATGCCGAGCCCGTTCGGCGCGCTGACCGTGGTCGCGATCGTCCTGCTGGAGCTGCCCTTCGTGCCGACGCTGCTGGCGATCATCGGGGTGGCCTGGCTGATGGTGAGCCGGGTCGAGTACCCCAAGCCGCGGGGACGGCTGGCGGTGGCGATGCTCAGTTGGATCGTGCTGAGCATGGGGATGCTGGCGGCCTGGGCGCTGGACGCCCCCGGTGGCCAGATGCTGCTGCAGACCGGTTGCTCGCTCCAGATCGTGCTGGGTGCGATGATCCCGGTCTTCGCGACGGCCCGTCGCGTCAACACCTTCCGCGACAACCGCCGTGAGGCGCGCAGCGCACAGATTCAGTAG
- a CDS encoding glycerate kinase has protein sequence MLVAADKFKGSLTAVEVAEHVTAGLRRAVPGLAVESVPVADGGDGTVAAALAAGFARHEVRVTGPVGDPVAATFALHEDGTAVVEMAEASGLQHLPEGRFAPLTATTYGTGELLRAALDAGATTIVFGVGGSATTDGGAGMLAALGARFLDAAGTPLAPGGGPLRDLATADLSGLDPRLARTEVVLASDVDNPLTGPKGAPAVYGPQKGASEQDVAALDAALAHYAKVLETAVGPRAAEHAAAPGAGAAGGIGYGALVGLGAVFRPGIDVMLEVLGFGPALARATFVVTGEGSLDEQTLHGKAPVGVAAAARAAGLEVAAVCGRLALPPEALGRAGIRRAYPLTDLEPDPARCMAEAGPLLERAAEALGRDFLL, from the coding sequence GTGCTGGTCGCCGCGGACAAATTCAAGGGTTCGCTCACCGCCGTCGAGGTCGCCGAGCACGTCACGGCCGGGCTGCGCCGTGCCGTACCCGGCCTGGCGGTGGAGTCCGTCCCGGTCGCGGACGGCGGCGACGGCACGGTCGCGGCCGCCCTGGCGGCGGGCTTCGCCCGGCACGAGGTCCGGGTCACCGGACCCGTCGGCGACCCGGTGGCGGCCACCTTCGCGCTCCACGAGGACGGCACGGCCGTGGTCGAGATGGCCGAGGCGTCCGGCCTCCAGCACCTCCCGGAGGGCCGCTTCGCGCCGCTCACGGCCACCACGTACGGCACCGGCGAGCTGCTGCGCGCGGCGCTGGACGCGGGCGCCACCACCATCGTCTTCGGCGTCGGCGGCAGCGCCACGACCGACGGCGGCGCGGGCATGCTCGCCGCCCTCGGGGCCCGCTTCCTGGACGCCGCCGGCACCCCGCTCGCCCCGGGCGGCGGGCCGCTGCGCGACCTGGCCACCGCCGACCTCTCGGGCCTGGACCCACGGCTCGCCCGTACGGAGGTGGTCCTCGCCAGCGACGTGGACAACCCGCTCACCGGGCCCAAGGGCGCCCCCGCCGTCTACGGGCCGCAGAAGGGCGCGAGCGAGCAGGACGTCGCGGCGCTGGACGCGGCCCTGGCCCACTACGCGAAGGTCCTGGAGACCGCGGTCGGGCCCCGCGCCGCCGAGCACGCCGCCGCCCCCGGCGCGGGCGCGGCGGGCGGCATCGGCTACGGCGCCCTGGTCGGCCTGGGGGCCGTCTTCCGGCCGGGCATCGACGTCATGCTGGAGGTGCTGGGTTTTGGGCCGGCGCTGGCCCGCGCCACCTTCGTCGTCACCGGCGAGGGGTCGCTGGACGAGCAGACCCTGCACGGCAAGGCCCCGGTGGGCGTCGCGGCGGCGGCCCGGGCGGCGGGCCTGGAGGTGGCGGCGGTCTGCGGCCGCCTGGCCCTGCCGCCGGAGGCCCTGGGCCGGGCCGGCATCCGCCGCGCCTACCCGCTGACCGACCTGGAGCCGGACCCGGCCCGCTGCATGGCCGAGGCGGGCCCCCTCCTGGAGCGGGCGGCGGAGGCGCTGGGGCGGGACTTCCTACTGTGA